A region of Kribbella sp. NBC_01245 DNA encodes the following proteins:
- the rplN gene encoding 50S ribosomal protein L14, with product MIQQESRLKVADNTGAKEILCIRVLGGSGRRYAGVGDTIVATVKDAIPGGGVKKGDVVKAVIVRTVKERRRPDGSYIRFDENAAVILKADGEPRGTRIFGPVGRELREKKFMKIISLAPEVL from the coding sequence ATGATCCAGCAGGAGTCGCGACTGAAAGTCGCCGACAACACGGGTGCCAAGGAGATCTTGTGCATCCGCGTTCTCGGTGGCTCCGGTCGGCGCTACGCCGGTGTCGGCGACACGATCGTCGCCACCGTCAAGGACGCGATCCCCGGCGGCGGTGTCAAGAAGGGCGACGTCGTGAAGGCCGTCATCGTGCGCACCGTGAAGGAGCGCCGGCGTCCGGACGGCTCCTACATCCGGTTCGACGAGAACGCCGCGGTGATCTTGAAGGCCGATGGCGAGCCGCGCGGTACCCGCATCTTCGGGCCGGTCGGCCGGGAGCTGCGCGAGAAGAAGTTCATGAAGATCATCTCGCTCGCTCCGGAGGTGCTCTGA
- the rplX gene encoding 50S ribosomal protein L24, translating to MGQKAQAKVQRSLHVKKGDVVRVIAGKSKGLEGKIIQVLPEAEKVIVEGVNRVKKHTKVQQAQRGGTTGGIVTQEAPIHVSNVMLLVEVTDEDGKKRKVTTRVGYNRVEVQKRRPDGSTYTGFRSVRIARRTGEEI from the coding sequence ATGGGCCAGAAAGCACAGGCCAAGGTGCAGCGTTCGCTGCACGTGAAGAAGGGCGATGTCGTTCGCGTCATCGCCGGCAAGTCCAAGGGGCTCGAGGGCAAGATCATTCAGGTCCTGCCCGAGGCTGAGAAGGTCATCGTCGAAGGCGTGAACCGGGTCAAGAAGCACACCAAGGTGCAGCAGGCCCAGCGCGGCGGCACCACTGGTGGCATCGTCACGCAGGAGGCACCGATCCACGTCTCCAACGTGATGCTGCTGGTCGAGGTCACCGACGAGGACGGCAAGAAGCGCAAGGTCACCACTCGCGTGGGTTACAACCGCGTCGAGGTGCAGAAGCGCCGCCCCGACGGTTCGACGTACACCGGGTTCCGCAGCGTGCGTATCGCGCGCCGCACCGGCGAGGAGATCTGA
- the rplE gene encoding 50S ribosomal protein L5 → MTTATTETKQVPRLKTKYREEILPALREEFQFENVMQVPGLTKIVVNMGVGEAARDSKLIDGAVKDLAAITGQKPQVTKARKSIAQFKLREGMPIGAHVTLRGDRMWEFLDRLLALALPRIRDFRGLSSKQFDGNGNYTFGLTEQVMFHEINQDKIDRVRGMDITVVTTAKNDDEGRALLRQLGFPFKEN, encoded by the coding sequence ATGACGACCGCGACGACGGAGACCAAGCAGGTCCCGCGGCTGAAGACCAAGTACCGCGAAGAGATCCTTCCGGCGCTCCGTGAGGAGTTCCAGTTCGAGAACGTCATGCAGGTGCCCGGGCTCACCAAGATCGTGGTGAACATGGGTGTCGGCGAGGCGGCTCGTGACTCGAAGCTGATCGACGGCGCGGTGAAGGATCTGGCGGCGATCACCGGGCAGAAGCCCCAGGTGACCAAGGCCCGTAAGTCGATCGCGCAGTTCAAGCTGCGTGAGGGCATGCCGATCGGTGCGCACGTCACGCTGCGCGGCGACCGGATGTGGGAGTTCCTGGACCGGCTGCTCGCCCTGGCGCTGCCGCGGATCCGTGACTTCCGGGGCCTGTCGAGCAAGCAGTTCGACGGCAACGGCAACTACACCTTCGGTCTGACCGAGCAGGTGATGTTCCACGAGATCAACCAGGACAAGATCGACCGGGTGCGCGGTATGGACATCACCGTGGTGACCACCGCCAAGAACGACGACGAGGGGCGCGCGCTGCTGCGGCAGCTCGGCTTCCCGTTCAAGGAGAACTGA
- a CDS encoding type Z 30S ribosomal protein S14: MAKTALIVKQARKPKFAVRGYTRCQRCGRPKAVFRKFGLCRICLREMAHRGELPGVTKSSW; encoded by the coding sequence GTGGCGAAGACAGCACTCATTGTCAAGCAGGCCCGGAAGCCGAAGTTCGCGGTTCGCGGTTACACCCGCTGCCAGCGCTGCGGTCGGCCCAAGGCGGTCTTCCGCAAGTTCGGCCTCTGCCGGATCTGCTTGCGTGAAATGGCGCACCGCGGCGAGCTGCCCGGTGTCACCAAGTCCAGCTGGTGA
- the rpsH gene encoding 30S ribosomal protein S8 translates to MTMTDPIADMLTRLRNANQAYHESTQMPYSKIKQGIADILQQEGYISAYKVEEPKEGAVGKTLVVDLKFGPSRERSIAGVRRISKPGLRVYAKSTNLPKVLGGLGVAIISTSQGLLTDKQAKNKGVGGEVLAYVW, encoded by the coding sequence ATGACGATGACCGACCCGATCGCAGACATGTTGACACGTCTGCGCAACGCCAACCAGGCGTATCACGAGTCGACCCAGATGCCGTACAGCAAGATCAAGCAGGGTATCGCCGACATCCTCCAGCAGGAGGGCTACATCTCGGCCTACAAGGTCGAGGAGCCGAAAGAAGGCGCCGTCGGCAAGACCCTGGTGGTCGACCTGAAGTTCGGTCCGAGCCGTGAGCGCTCGATCGCGGGTGTCCGCCGGATCAGCAAGCCTGGTCTGCGGGTTTACGCGAAGTCGACCAACCTGCCCAAGGTGCTCGGTGGCCTGGGCGTCGCGATCATCTCGACGTCACAGGGACTGCTCACGGACAAGCAGGCCAAGAACAAGGGCGTAGGCGGAGAAGTTCTCGCCTACGTCTGGTGA
- the rplF gene encoding 50S ribosomal protein L6 has protein sequence MSRIGKLPITVPSGVDVTIDGQTVTVKGPKGTLSHIVAEPIVVARDENGTLAVSRPNEQRKSKELHGLSRTLVHNMVVGVTDGYEKKLEIVGVGYRVLAKGPTQLEFSLGYSHTITVDAPEGITFVVETPTKFSVQGIDKQSVGEVAANIRKLRKPEPYKGKGVRYAGEQVRRKVGKAGK, from the coding sequence ATGTCTCGCATTGGCAAGCTCCCGATCACGGTCCCGTCCGGCGTCGACGTCACGATCGACGGCCAGACGGTCACGGTGAAGGGCCCCAAGGGCACGCTCTCGCACATCGTTGCGGAGCCCATCGTTGTCGCCCGGGACGAGAACGGCACGCTTGCCGTTTCGCGCCCGAACGAGCAGCGCAAGAGCAAGGAACTGCACGGCCTGTCGCGCACGCTGGTCCACAACATGGTGGTCGGCGTGACGGACGGCTACGAGAAGAAGCTCGAGATCGTCGGCGTTGGTTACCGGGTGCTCGCAAAGGGCCCGACCCAGCTGGAGTTCTCGCTCGGCTACAGCCACACGATCACGGTGGACGCCCCTGAGGGCATCACCTTCGTGGTGGAGACGCCGACCAAGTTCTCGGTGCAGGGAATCGACAAGCAGTCGGTCGGCGAGGTCGCTGCCAACATCCGTAAGCTGCGCAAGCCTGAGCCCTACAAGGGCAAGGGCGTGCGGTATGCGGGCGAGCAGGTTCGCCGCAAGGTCGGAAAGGCTGGTAAGTAG
- the rplR gene encoding 50S ribosomal protein L18, which yields MAIGLRANKHTAKKTASRLRRQMRVRKKVNGTAERPRLVVTKSSRHLFAQVIDDVAGVTVASASTMEADLRSADANKTDKAKTVGGLLAERAKAAGVDTVVFDRAGNKYHGRIAALADAAREGGLGF from the coding sequence ATGGCCATCGGTCTGCGTGCGAACAAGCACACCGCGAAGAAGACCGCATCGCGTCTGCGTCGTCAGATGCGCGTGCGCAAGAAGGTCAACGGGACGGCCGAGCGGCCGCGCCTGGTGGTCACCAAGTCGTCGAGGCACCTGTTCGCTCAGGTCATCGACGATGTGGCCGGCGTCACCGTCGCGTCTGCTTCCACCATGGAAGCCGACCTGCGCAGTGCCGACGCCAACAAGACTGACAAGGCCAAGACGGTCGGCGGATTGCTCGCCGAGCGGGCGAAGGCCGCAGGCGTCGACACGGTCGTTTTCGACCGGGCCGGCAACAAGTACCACGGCCGCATCGCGGCCCTAGCTGATGCCGCTCGTGAGGGCGGCCTCGGCTTCTGA
- the rpsE gene encoding 30S ribosomal protein S5, with product MSGGQQRRGGGAGGERRGRDGGRGAAADKTAYIERVVAINRVAKVVKGGRRFSFTALVVVGDGDGTVGVGYGKAKEVPAAIAKGVEEAKKSFFKVPRIQGTIPHPVQGEKAAGVVMLRPAAPGTGVIAGGSARAVLECAGIHDILSKSLGSSNAINVVHATVAALRSLETPEAVAARRGLPVEHVAPAALLKARAEAVS from the coding sequence ATGAGCGGAGGCCAGCAGCGTCGCGGAGGCGGCGCCGGTGGTGAGCGCCGTGGCCGCGACGGTGGTCGTGGTGCGGCAGCTGACAAGACCGCCTACATCGAGCGCGTGGTAGCCATCAACCGTGTCGCCAAGGTCGTGAAGGGTGGTCGACGCTTCAGCTTCACCGCCCTCGTGGTCGTTGGTGACGGTGATGGCACCGTCGGTGTGGGTTATGGCAAGGCCAAGGAGGTGCCCGCGGCGATCGCCAAGGGTGTCGAGGAGGCCAAGAAGTCGTTCTTCAAGGTGCCGAGGATCCAGGGCACCATCCCGCACCCGGTGCAGGGGGAGAAGGCTGCCGGCGTGGTTATGCTGCGCCCGGCCGCTCCCGGTACCGGTGTGATCGCGGGTGGTTCGGCGCGCGCGGTTCTCGAGTGCGCCGGGATCCACGACATCCTCAGCAAGTCGCTGGGCTCGTCCAACGCGATCAACGTGGTGCACGCCACCGTTGCCGCGCTGCGCAGCCTGGAGACCCCGGAGGCCGTGGCTGCTCGCCGTGGTCTGCCGGTCGAGCACGTCGCTCCTGCGGCACTGCTGAAGGCGCGGGCGGAGGCGGTTTCCTGA
- the rpmD gene encoding 50S ribosomal protein L30 — protein MARLKVTQTRSGIGGKQNQRDTLRTLGVKRIGDVAVHDDRPEIRGMVRAVRHLITVEEVD, from the coding sequence ATGGCACGCTTGAAGGTCACCCAGACCCGTTCCGGCATCGGTGGCAAGCAGAACCAGCGCGACACGCTGCGCACCTTGGGCGTCAAGCGGATCGGCGATGTCGCCGTCCACGATGACCGTCCCGAGATTCGCGGTATGGTGCGCGCGGTTCGCCACCTCATCACCGTCGAGGAGGTCGACTGA
- the rplO gene encoding 50S ribosomal protein L15 — MTLKVHHLRPAPGAKTAKTRVGRGEGSKGKTAGRGTKGSKARNNIPEHFEGGQMPLHMRLPKLKGFKNRNKVEFQVVNLEKLGQLFPEATEVGVADLVAKGAVRAGRPVKVLGDGELTVALQVSVHKFSQSAKEKIAAAGGSTTEV, encoded by the coding sequence ATGACGCTCAAGGTTCATCACCTGCGTCCGGCTCCCGGTGCCAAGACCGCCAAGACCCGTGTGGGTCGTGGTGAAGGCAGCAAGGGTAAGACGGCCGGCCGCGGTACCAAGGGCAGCAAGGCCCGTAACAACATCCCCGAGCACTTCGAGGGTGGGCAGATGCCGCTGCACATGCGGCTGCCGAAGCTGAAGGGCTTCAAGAACAGGAACAAGGTCGAGTTCCAGGTCGTTAACCTGGAGAAGCTCGGTCAGCTCTTCCCGGAAGCGACCGAGGTCGGCGTTGCCGATCTCGTCGCCAAGGGTGCGGTCCGCGCAGGTCGCCCGGTGAAGGTGCTGGGCGACGGCGAACTGACCGTTGCTCTTCAGGTTTCGGTGCACAAGTTCTCGCAGTCCGCCAAGGAGAAGATCGCGGCGGCCGGGGGATCCACCACCGAGGTGTGA
- the secY gene encoding preprotein translocase subunit SecY: MLGAFANAFKTPDLRRKIFFVLFIVVIFRIGSVVPAPGVNVQSLDTCIKQTQGGENANLYSLINLFSGGALLQLAIFALGIMPYITASIILQLLTVVIPRLETLKKEGQAGQTKITQYTRFLTVGLAILQATAFVALARTPGQLFQGCNLPLLYDDGWFPVTVMVLTMTAGTGVVMWLGELITDRGVGNGMSILIFTQIVATFPTQLWNIRKQKGLGVFFMVIVIGLIIMAAVIFIEQAQRRIPVQYAKRMVGRKMFGGTSTYIPLKVNQAGVIPVIFASSLMYLPVLVSQFRKDEKWAQWIQTNFVRGDHPYYMIAFVGLIIFFTYFYVSITFNPKEVADNMKKYGGFIPGIRAGRPTEEYLKYVLDRITFPGAIYLAIISLIPLIALVLVDASQSFPFGGTSILIMVGVGLDTVKQIESQLQQRNYEGFLR; this comes from the coding sequence GTGTTAGGCGCCTTCGCCAATGCGTTCAAGACTCCGGACCTGCGCCGGAAGATCTTCTTCGTACTTTTCATCGTCGTGATCTTCAGGATCGGGTCGGTCGTGCCGGCCCCCGGGGTCAACGTTCAGTCTCTGGACACCTGCATCAAGCAGACCCAGGGCGGGGAGAACGCGAACCTCTACAGCCTGATCAACTTGTTCTCCGGTGGGGCACTGCTCCAGCTCGCGATCTTCGCGCTGGGCATCATGCCGTACATCACCGCGAGCATCATCCTCCAGCTGCTCACCGTGGTGATCCCGCGGCTCGAGACGCTGAAGAAGGAGGGTCAGGCCGGTCAGACCAAGATCACCCAGTACACCCGGTTCCTGACCGTCGGTCTGGCCATCCTGCAGGCGACCGCCTTCGTTGCGCTCGCGCGGACGCCCGGCCAGCTGTTCCAGGGCTGTAACCTGCCGTTGCTCTACGACGACGGCTGGTTCCCGGTGACGGTGATGGTGCTGACCATGACCGCCGGTACCGGTGTGGTCATGTGGCTCGGCGAGCTGATCACCGACCGTGGTGTCGGTAACGGTATGTCGATCCTGATCTTCACCCAGATCGTCGCCACCTTCCCGACCCAGCTGTGGAACATCCGCAAGCAAAAGGGTCTCGGCGTCTTCTTCATGGTGATCGTGATCGGTCTGATCATCATGGCCGCGGTCATCTTCATCGAGCAGGCGCAGCGCCGCATCCCGGTGCAGTACGCGAAGCGCATGGTCGGCCGGAAGATGTTCGGCGGCACCTCGACGTACATTCCGCTGAAGGTCAACCAGGCCGGCGTCATCCCGGTCATCTTCGCCTCCAGCCTGATGTATCTACCCGTGCTCGTCAGTCAGTTCCGAAAAGACGAGAAATGGGCGCAGTGGATCCAGACGAACTTCGTTCGCGGTGACCACCCGTACTACATGATCGCCTTCGTCGGCCTGATCATCTTCTTCACCTACTTCTACGTCTCGATCACCTTCAACCCGAAGGAGGTCGCGGACAACATGAAGAAGTACGGCGGCTTCATTCCGGGTATCCGGGCCGGTCGGCCGACCGAGGAGTACCTGAAGTACGTGCTGGACCGGATCACCTTCCCGGGTGCGATCTACCTGGCGATCATCTCGTTGATCCCCTTGATCGCGCTGGTTCTCGTCGATGCGAGCCAGAGCTTCCCGTTCGGTGGAACCTCGATCCTGATCATGGTGGGCGTCGGTCTCGACACCGTGAAGCAGATCGAGAGCCAGTTGCAGCAGCGTAACTACGAAGGGTTCTTGCGCTGA
- a CDS encoding adenylate kinase: MRMLLMGPPGAGKGTQAKVLAERLGIPAVSTGDIFRANVKDQTELGLEAKRYMDAGDYVPDEVTNAMVRDRLSEADADPGFLLDGYPRTVAQVGTLDEILAEHGHKLDAVVALTADTEVLVDRMLRRAKVEGRSDDSEDVVRHRQEVYAAETAPLLQVYAERGLLVEVDGVGEIDEVSERVLTALKTLEN; this comes from the coding sequence ATGAGAATGTTGCTGATGGGCCCGCCGGGCGCGGGTAAGGGGACGCAGGCCAAGGTTCTGGCCGAGCGTCTTGGGATCCCGGCTGTCTCCACCGGCGACATCTTCCGGGCCAACGTGAAAGACCAGACCGAGCTCGGCCTCGAGGCCAAGCGCTACATGGACGCCGGGGACTACGTGCCCGACGAGGTCACCAACGCGATGGTTCGCGACCGGCTCTCCGAGGCGGACGCCGATCCTGGCTTCCTCCTGGACGGCTACCCCCGCACGGTGGCCCAGGTCGGCACGCTCGACGAGATCCTGGCCGAGCACGGTCACAAGCTCGACGCCGTCGTGGCGCTCACCGCGGACACCGAGGTACTGGTGGACCGGATGCTGCGCCGCGCCAAGGTCGAGGGCCGCAGCGACGACTCCGAGGACGTCGTCCGGCACCGCCAGGAGGTGTACGCCGCGGAGACCGCTCCGCTGCTGCAGGTGTACGCCGAGCGCGGCTTGCTGGTCGAGGTCGACGGCGTGGGCGAGATCGACGAGGTCAGCGAGCGCGTGCTGACCGCCCTGAAGACGCTCGAGAATTGA
- the map gene encoding type I methionyl aminopeptidase: MIFKDRGIEIKTREQIISMRAAGLVVGRTLELLRGEVRPGISTGELDKIAEDSIRSAGATPSFKGYHGFTGSICASVNDEIVHGIPGDRVLAEGDLISIDCGAIVDGWHGDAAITVPVGEVDPALLELARVCEESMWRGFAAAKLGGRLTDISAAVEQHVRSQSEYGIVTDFVGHGIGSAMHQPPNVPNFGRAGRGPKLVEGLALAVEPMLTLGKQDNHTLEDDWTVVTDDGQAAAHTEHTFTLTPQGPWILTALDGGAAKLAELGITCGALID, encoded by the coding sequence GTGATCTTTAAGGACCGCGGGATCGAGATCAAAACCCGCGAACAGATCATCTCCATGCGTGCGGCCGGTCTGGTGGTCGGCCGCACGCTGGAGTTGCTGCGCGGCGAGGTCCGGCCCGGTATCAGTACCGGTGAGCTGGACAAGATCGCCGAGGACAGCATCCGGTCGGCCGGCGCGACGCCCTCGTTCAAGGGCTACCACGGCTTCACCGGTTCGATCTGTGCCTCGGTGAACGACGAGATCGTGCATGGCATCCCGGGGGACCGGGTGCTGGCCGAAGGCGACCTGATCTCGATCGACTGCGGCGCCATCGTGGACGGCTGGCACGGCGATGCGGCCATCACGGTGCCCGTGGGCGAGGTCGACCCGGCCCTGCTGGAGCTGGCCCGGGTCTGCGAGGAGTCGATGTGGCGCGGGTTCGCCGCCGCCAAGTTGGGCGGGCGACTGACGGACATCTCCGCGGCCGTCGAGCAGCACGTGCGGTCGCAGTCCGAGTACGGCATCGTCACGGACTTCGTCGGCCACGGCATCGGTTCGGCCATGCACCAGCCGCCGAACGTGCCCAACTTCGGGCGTGCGGGCCGTGGGCCGAAGCTGGTCGAGGGCCTGGCCCTGGCCGTTGAGCCGATGCTCACCCTCGGCAAGCAGGACAACCACACCCTGGAAGACGACTGGACCGTGGTGACCGATGACGGTCAGGCCGCGGCCCACACCGAGCACACGTTCACGCTGACCCCGCAGGGGCCGTGGATCCTGACCGCCCTCGATGGCGGTGCGGCCAAACTGGCCGAGCTCGGCATCACCTGCGGCGCCCTGATCGACTGA
- a CDS encoding DUF1707 SHOCT-like domain-containing protein, translating into MPSKYQPHERFSETDRDKIAGRLRDAFADGRLDQPEFNARLDRLYSSQTYGELEPLVRDLPPVRTHATPAVARQATPAPAPGTFPERPKEKHPVLAAAGGFGSIVLINVLIWFVIGLAGGGHWPHFWPVWLLIPWGVITLGALGKRR; encoded by the coding sequence ATGCCCAGCAAGTACCAGCCTCACGAGCGTTTCAGCGAGACCGACCGCGACAAGATCGCGGGCCGGTTGCGGGACGCCTTCGCCGACGGGCGGCTGGACCAGCCCGAGTTCAACGCCCGGCTGGACCGTCTCTACTCCAGCCAGACGTACGGCGAACTGGAGCCGCTGGTGCGGGACCTCCCGCCGGTCCGCACGCACGCCACCCCGGCCGTCGCCCGCCAGGCCACGCCGGCCCCGGCGCCGGGCACCTTCCCGGAGCGCCCCAAGGAGAAGCACCCCGTCCTCGCGGCCGCGGGCGGTTTCGGCTCGATCGTGCTGATCAACGTGCTGATCTGGTTCGTTATCGGGCTTGCCGGCGGCGGTCACTGGCCGCACTTCTGGCCCGTCTGGCTGCTCATCCCGTGGGGCGTCATCACCCTCGGCGCGCTCGGGAAGCGCCGCTGA
- the infA gene encoding translation initiation factor IF-1, which yields MPKKEGVIELEGTIVEALPNAMFRVELSNGHKVLAHISGKMRQHYIRILPEDRVVVELSPYDLTRGRIVYRYK from the coding sequence ATGCCCAAAAAAGAGGGAGTTATCGAACTCGAGGGCACCATCGTCGAGGCCCTGCCGAACGCGATGTTCCGTGTTGAGCTGTCCAACGGGCACAAGGTGCTCGCGCACATCAGCGGCAAGATGAGGCAGCACTACATCCGGATCCTTCCTGAGGACCGGGTCGTCGTGGAGCTGTCGCCGTACGACCTCACCAGAGGTCGCATCGTCTACCGGTACAAGTAA
- the rpmJ gene encoding 50S ribosomal protein L36 encodes MKVNPSVKKICDKCKVIRRHGRVMVICENPRHKQRQG; translated from the coding sequence ATGAAGGTCAATCCGAGCGTCAAGAAGATCTGCGACAAGTGCAAGGTGATCCGCCGTCACGGCCGGGTCATGGTGATCTGCGAGAACCCGCGGCACAAGCAGCGGCAAGGCTGA
- the rpsM gene encoding 30S ribosomal protein S13, which produces MARLVGVDLPRDKRIEVALTYIFGVGRTRALKTLEATGISGDKRVHELGDEELVKLRDWIEGNYKIEGDLRREVTADIRRKIEIGSYQGRRHRSGLPVRGQRTRTNARSRKGRRKAIAGKKKK; this is translated from the coding sequence ATGGCACGCCTCGTAGGCGTCGACCTCCCGCGCGACAAGCGCATCGAGGTCGCCCTCACCTACATCTTCGGTGTAGGTCGTACTCGCGCCCTGAAGACTCTGGAAGCGACCGGTATCTCCGGTGACAAGCGCGTCCACGAGCTGGGTGACGAGGAGCTGGTGAAGCTCCGGGACTGGATCGAAGGCAACTACAAGATCGAAGGTGACCTCCGTCGTGAGGTGACCGCGGACATTCGCCGCAAGATCGAGATCGGGTCGTACCAGGGTCGCCGGCACCGCAGCGGTCTGCCGGTGCGTGGTCAGCGCACGCGCACCAACGCCCGCAGCCGTAAGGGTCGTCGTAAGGCGATCGCCGGCAAGAAGAAGAAGTGA
- the rpsK gene encoding 30S ribosomal protein S11, whose product MPPKSRTAAGAKKVRRKEKKNVAAGHAHIKSTFNNTIVTITDPTGAVISWASAGTVGFKGSRKSTPFAAQMAAEAAGRRAMEHGMRKIDVFVKGPGSGRETAIRSLGAVGLEVGTIQDVTPTAHNGCRPPKRRRV is encoded by the coding sequence ATGCCTCCCAAGAGCCGCACAGCGGCCGGCGCCAAGAAGGTGCGCCGCAAGGAGAAGAAGAACGTGGCCGCCGGCCACGCGCACATCAAGAGCACGTTCAACAACACGATCGTGACGATCACCGACCCGACCGGTGCGGTCATCTCGTGGGCCTCCGCCGGCACCGTCGGCTTCAAGGGCTCGCGCAAGTCGACCCCGTTCGCCGCGCAGATGGCCGCCGAGGCCGCTGGGCGTCGCGCGATGGAGCACGGCATGCGCAAGATCGACGTCTTCGTGAAGGGTCCCGGCTCCGGCCGTGAGACCGCGATCCGTTCGCTGGGTGCCGTCGGCCTCGAGGTCGGCACCATCCAGGACGTCACCCCGACCGCCCACAACGGATGCCGTCCGCCCAAGCGGCGCCGGGTCTGA
- the rpsD gene encoding 30S ribosomal protein S4: MARYTGPMTKKSRRLGVDLVGGDKAFERRPYPPGMHGRGRPKESEYLLQLREKQKARFAYGVLEKQFSLYYKEASRRPGKTGDNLLIILESRLDNVVYRAGLARTRRQARQLVVHGHFTVNGIKVNIPSYRVAAHDVIDVRPKSVEMTPFIIARETHSERVVPAWLEALPERLRILVHQLPTRAQIDTQVAEHLIVELYSKN, encoded by the coding sequence ATGGCCCGTTATACCGGTCCTATGACCAAGAAGTCGCGCCGTCTCGGGGTTGACCTCGTCGGTGGCGACAAGGCTTTCGAGCGTCGTCCGTACCCGCCGGGTATGCACGGCCGCGGCCGTCCCAAGGAGAGCGAGTACCTGCTTCAGCTCCGTGAGAAGCAGAAGGCCCGTTTCGCCTACGGCGTGCTGGAGAAGCAGTTCAGCCTGTACTACAAGGAGGCCTCGCGGCGTCCTGGTAAGACCGGTGACAACCTGCTGATCATCCTCGAGTCCCGCCTCGACAACGTCGTGTACCGCGCCGGTCTGGCCCGTACCCGTCGTCAGGCGCGTCAGCTCGTCGTGCACGGTCACTTCACCGTGAACGGCATCAAGGTGAACATCCCGTCGTACCGCGTCGCCGCGCACGACGTGATCGACGTCCGGCCGAAGTCGGTCGAGATGACCCCGTTCATCATCGCCAGGGAGACCCACTCGGAGCGAGTGGTGCCCGCTTGGCTGGAGGCGCTGCCCGAGCGGCTGCGCATCCTGGTGCACCAGCTGCCCACCCGGGCGCAGATCGACACTCAGGTCGCAGAGCACCTGATCGTCGAGCTCTACTCGAAGAACTAG
- a CDS encoding DNA-directed RNA polymerase subunit alpha gives MLIAQRPTLTEEVVDEHRSRFVIEPLEPGFGYTLGNSIRRTLLSSIPGAAVTSIKVDGVLHEFSTVAGVKEDATQLILNLKDLVVSSEHDEPVTMYLRKQGPGDVTAADIAPPAGVEVHNPDLKIATLNEKGRLEMELVVERGRGYVSAVQNKSADAEIGRMPVDSIYSPVLKVTYKVEATRVEQRTDFDRLVVDVETKPSMLPRDAVASAGKTLVELFGLARELNVEAEGIDIGPSPVDEQMAADLALPVEDLQLTVRSYNCLKREGIHTVGELISRSEQDLLDIRNFGSKSIDEVKLKLAEMGLSLKDSPPGFDLRAAAEAYGEDSEDEDESFAETEQY, from the coding sequence GTGCTTATTGCCCAGCGCCCCACACTGACCGAAGAGGTCGTCGACGAGCACCGCTCGCGGTTCGTGATCGAGCCGCTCGAGCCCGGTTTCGGCTACACCCTCGGCAACTCCATTCGCCGTACGTTGCTGTCCTCCATCCCGGGCGCGGCCGTCACCAGCATCAAGGTCGACGGTGTGCTGCACGAGTTCTCCACCGTCGCCGGTGTGAAGGAAGACGCGACGCAGCTGATCCTGAACCTGAAGGACCTGGTCGTCTCCTCCGAGCACGACGAGCCCGTCACCATGTACCTGCGCAAGCAGGGCCCCGGTGACGTCACCGCCGCGGACATCGCGCCGCCGGCCGGTGTCGAGGTGCACAACCCGGACCTGAAGATCGCCACCCTGAACGAGAAGGGCCGGCTCGAGATGGAGCTGGTCGTCGAGCGTGGCCGTGGCTACGTGTCCGCCGTGCAGAACAAGTCGGCGGACGCCGAGATCGGCCGCATGCCGGTCGACTCGATCTACTCGCCGGTCCTCAAGGTGACCTACAAGGTCGAGGCCACTCGGGTTGAGCAGCGCACCGACTTCGACCGTCTCGTCGTGGACGTCGAGACCAAGCCGTCGATGCTGCCGCGCGACGCCGTCGCCTCCGCCGGTAAGACCCTGGTCGAGCTGTTCGGTCTGGCCCGCGAGCTGAACGTCGAGGCCGAGGGCATCGACATCGGCCCGTCGCCGGTCGACGAGCAGATGGCGGCCGACCTGGCCCTGCCGGTCGAGGACCTGCAGCTGACCGTCCGGTCGTACAACTGCCTCAAGCGTGAGGGCATCCACACCGTGGGTGAACTGATCTCGCGCAGCGAGCAGGACCTGCTGGACATCCGGAACTTCGGCTCCAAGTCGATCGACGAGGTCAAGCTGAAGCTGGCCGAGATGGGCCTGTCGCTGAAGGACTCGCCCCCCGGGTTCGACCTGCGCGCCGCAGCTGAGGCGTACGGCGAGGACAGCGAGGACGAGGACGAGAGCTTCGCCGAGACCGAGCAGTACTGA